The following are encoded in a window of Urocitellus parryii isolate mUroPar1 chromosome 7, mUroPar1.hap1, whole genome shotgun sequence genomic DNA:
- the LOC144256193 gene encoding olfactory receptor 2T3-like yields MESNLSTSFILVGLFGDTPNATLLYTMTFIIFLMALVGNALLILLIHSEPRLWTPMYSFISQLSLMDLMYISVTVPKMLVGQVTGDHIISFYLTLAGAEYFLLSAMAYDRYAAICRPLHYPLLMNHRVCRLMVSGCWFLGTLDGLLLTPITMSCSFCKSRKILSFFCEIPALLRLSCSDVSLYKMLIYLCCILMLLVPTLVISSSYTLILLLIHRTSSAKVRRKALATCSSHMTVVLLFFGATVYTYMLPGSYHTVQQDMMVSAIYTILTPLLNPLIYSLRNKDITLTLRSLVQSRWCHQRVVRGNLRGSAWE; encoded by the coding sequence ATGGAATCAAACTTGAGCACCAGTTTCATCCTTGTGGGGCTCTTTGGGGACACCCCAAATGCCACGCTCCTTTATACTATGACCTTCATCATTTTCTTGATGGCCCTAGTTGGGAACGCCCTCCTCATTCTTCTCATCCACTCAGAGCCCCGCCTCTGGACCCCCATGTACTCCTTCATCAGCCAGCTGTCTCTCATGGATCTCATGTACATCTCTGTGACCGTGCCCAAGATGCTGGTGGGCCAGGTCACAGGAGACCATATCATCTCCTTCTATCTGACCCTGGCAGgagctgaatattttcttctgtcgGCCATGGCCTACGACCGATATGCTGCCATCTGTAGACCTCTGCATTACCCACTGTTGATGAACCACAGGGTCTGCCGGCTGATGGTGTCCGGATGCTGGTTCCTGGGAACACTGGATGGCTTGCTGCTTACCCCCATCACCATGAGCTGCTCCTTTTGCAAGTCCAGGAAGATCCTGAGCTTCTTCTGTGAGATCCCTGCCCTGCTGAGGCTCTCCTGCTCTGACGTCTCCCTCTACAAGATGCTCATATACCTGTGCTGCATCCTCATGCTCCTCGTGCCCACCCTGGTCATCTCCAGCTCCTACACCCTCATCCTGCTCCTCATCCACAGGACAAGCTCAGCCAAGGTCCGCAGGAAGGCGCtggccacctgctcctcccacatGACTGTGGTGTTGCTCTTCTTTGGTGCCACTGTCTACACCTACATGCTCCCCGGCTCCTATCACACAGTGCAGCAGGATATGATGGTGTCAGCCATCTACACCATCCTCACTCCCTTGCTGAACCCCCTCATCTACAGCCTCCGCAACAAAGACATCACGTTGACTCTGAGGAGCCTGGTTCAGTCAAGGTGGTGCCACCAAAGGGTTGTGAGAGGAAACCTAAGAGGGAGTGCCTGGGAGTGA